One Brassica napus cultivar Da-Ae chromosome A1, Da-Ae, whole genome shotgun sequence genomic region harbors:
- the LOC106447356 gene encoding oxygen-evolving enhancer protein 1-2, chloroplastic, with amino-acid sequence MATSLKATTATFLQPAKIATSSPSRNVHLRSNQTVGKSFGLESSPARLTCSIHSDFKDFVGKCSDAAKIAGFALATSALVVSGASAEGAPKRLTYDEIQSKTYMEVKGTGTANQCPTIDGGSETFSFKPGKYTGKKFCFEPTSFTVKADSVSKNAPPDFQNTKLMTRLTYTLDEIEGPFEVSSDGSVKFKEEDGIDYAAVTVQLPGGERVPFLFTVKQLEASGKPDNFSGKFLVPSYRGSSFLDPKGRGGSTGYDNAVALPAGGRGDEEELSKENVKNTAASVGEITLKITKSKPETGEVIGVFESLQPSDTDLGAKVPKDVKIQGVWYGQLE; translated from the exons ATGGCAACTTCTCTCAAAGCCACCACCGCAACTTTTCTTCAGCCGGCGAAGATCGccacttcttctccttctcgcAACGTTCATCTCCGATCTAACCAAACCGTGGGCAAGTCCTTTGGCCTAGAATCTTCACCTGCTAGACTCACTTGCTCTATCCACTCTGACTTCAAAGACTTCGTTGGAAAGTGCTCTGATGCAGCCAAAATTGCTGGTTTCGCTCTTGCCACCTCTGCTCTCGTTGTCTCG GGGGCAAGTGCGGAGGGAGCACCAAAGAGGTTAACGTACGACGAGATACAGAGCAAGACCTACATGGAGGTTAAGGGGACTGGTACCGCGAATCAGTGTCCCACTATCGACGGTGGCTCTGAAACATTCTCATTCAAACCTGGTAAGTACACCGGCAAGAAATTCTGCTTCGAGCCTACTTCCTTCACCGTCAAGGCAGATAGCGTCAGCAAGAACGCACCTCCGGATTTCCAAAACACCAAGCTCATGACCCGTCTCACTTACACACTCGACGAGATCGAAGGACCCTTTGAG GTTAGTTCAGATGGAAGCGTGAAGTTCAAGGAAGAAGATGGGATCGACTACGCAGCAGTCACAGTCCAGCTTCCGGGAGGAGAACGCGTGCCGTTTCTCTTCACGGTGAAACAGCTCGAGGCTTCAGGCAAACCCGACAATTTCAGTGGCAAATTCTTAGTTCCTTCGTACCGTGGCTCGTCTTTCTTGGACCCTAAGGGACGTGGTGGATCCACTGGCTACGATAATGCAGTGGCTTTGCCTGCGGGAGGTAGAGGTGACGAGGAAGAGCTGTCGAAGGAAAACGTCAAGAACACCGCTGCTTCGGTCGGAGAGATCACTTTGAAGATCACGAAGAGTAAACCGGAGACAGGAGAAGTGATCGGAGTGTTTGAGAGTCTGCAACCGTCGGATACTGACTTAGGTGCTAAGGTACCAAAGGATGTGAAGATCCAAGGGGTTTGGTATGGCCAGCTTGAGTGA
- the LOC106361306 gene encoding glutathione S-transferase T2-like, whose amino-acid sequence MDSRDPSNPYSDSPSYSYLLHSQNFQYGSFPPSQNYGGGSEIPPFSSQAPEAPAQRENPSVASKERRQWTPADDEVVISAWLNTSKDAVVGYQQKSGTFWKRVAEYYASSPHAKASGEPREWLNLKQRWQKINDYTNKFCGAYAAAERHISSGQSETDVLKAAYDIYFANHQRKFNLEHACCLLRFEQKWLSLNTPKPSGSGKRKAGEECSQTSSATIGEQEVRPEGSKAAKARKNNTQGLKSIDEIKTVMELKKDDLMRKENLSKLAILDTLLTKPGTLSEAEEVVKNKLLAQLF is encoded by the coding sequence ATGGATTCAAGGGATCCTTCGAATCCATATAGTGACTCCCCTAGTTATAGCTATCTTCTCCACAGTCAAAACTTCCAGTATGGAAGTTTTCCTCCGAGTCAAAACTATGGAGGAGGATCGGAGATACCTCCTTTTAGTTCACAAGCACCAGAGGCTCCTGCTCAACGTGAAAACCCATCCGTTGCCTCTAAGGAGAGAAGGCAATGGACTCCAGCTGATGACGAGGTTGTAATAAGTGCGTGGCTCAATACATCTAAGGATGCTGTAGTTGGATATCAACAAAAATCTGGGACGTTCTGGAAACGTGTAGCGGAGTATTATGCATCTAGCCCACATGCGAAAGCGAGTGGTGAACCTAGAGAGTGGCTCAATCTTAAGCAGAGATGGCAGAAGATTAATGACTACACCAACAAATTCTGTGGTGCTTACGCGGCTGCAGAGAGACACATCAGTTCTGGTCAGAGCGAGACTGATGTCCTCAAGGCGGCTTATGATATTTACTTCGCTAATCATCAAAGGAAATTCAATCTGGAGCATGCGTGCTGTTTGTTAAGGTTTGAGCAGAAGTGGCTCAGTCTTAACACTCCTAAACCGAGCGGGAGTGGAAAGCGAAAGGCTGGAGAGGAATGTTCGCAAACATCAAGCGCCACTATTGGTGAGCAAGAGGTGCGTCCAGAGGGTAGCAAGGCTGCTAAAGCTAGAAAGAATAACACTCAAGGACTAAAATCCATTGATGAGATTAAAACCGTAATGGAGTTGAAGAAGGATGATCTCATGAGGAAGGAGAATTTGTCGAAGCTTGCCATTCTAGACACACTCCTAACTAAGCCAGGAACACTAAGTGAGGCTGAGGAAGTTGTGAAGAACAAGCTGCTCGCTCAGCTTTTCTGA
- the LOC106376560 gene encoding uncharacterized protein LOC106376560, producing MFRAMSTRKIHGGYKKLGEEEPSLKRVSSVPGSVYGNSRNPVQEVKKTPMVKPTGGSVHPLLSFFDVRFQKKKKKATKKNLATAKPEFARYMEYLKEGGVWDPNSNAPVIHYK from the coding sequence ATGTTTAGAGCCATGAGCACTAGGAAGATCCACGGGGGCTACAAAAAGCTCGGGGAAGAAGAACCTAGTTTGAAGAGGGTCTCGAGCGTTCCGGGTAGTGTTTATGGTAATTCAAGAAACCCGGTTCAAGAGGTGAAGAAGACGCCGATGGTGAAACCAACCGGTGGTTCTGTTCATCCTTTGCTAAGTTTCTTCGACGTTCGTttccaaaagaagaagaagaaagcaacgAAGAAGAACTTGGCGACGGCAAAACCGGAGTTTGCTAGGTATATGGAGTATTTGAAGGAAGGAGGTGTGTGGGATCCGAATTCTAACGCACCTGTTATTCACTACAAATAG